GCGCGGCCCGGGCTGCATCTGGAGGATCTTTATGTGCAGCCGGCGCATCGTGGCTGCGGGCTGGGCAAGACGCTGATCACGGCGGTGGCGCGCATCGCCCAGGAGCGCGGCTGCGGGCGCTATGAATGGACGGTGCTGGACTGGAACACCCCGGCCATCCGCTTTTATGAAAGTCTGGGCGCGGAGATGAAGGGCGACTGGCGCATCATGCGCGTGACGGGTGATGCTTTGGAAAACATGGCCGCAACGGCTGGATGATCCTAACCAATAACGCAATATGAAGTGGATCTCATGCAGCCCGGAACATCTGGAGGCTATTCGCGCCATCTTTAACGAGGCCATTGAAAACTCGACGGCACTTTATGAATACGAACCGCGCTCAGTGGCTTTCATGGAGGCGTGGTGGGAGGCCAAACAAAAAGGTGGTTATCCGGTGCTGGGTGCGGTGAGTGGGGATGGCGTGCTGGCAGGCTTCGCCACCTATGGGCCGTTTCGTCCGCATCCGGCGTATCAGCATACGGTGGAGCATTCCATCTATGTGGAGTCACACTTTCGCGGCCAGGGGCTGGGGAAGCTGTTCCTGGAGCGGCTCATCGCAATGGCACAGGCACAGGGCGTGCATGCGATGATCGGGGTCATTGATGCGGAGAATGCCGCCAGCATTCGCCTGCATGAGCGGCAGGGTTTTGTGCGCAGCGGGCATTTGCGGGAGGTGGGGTATAAATTTGGCAGGTGGCTTGATGTGGTGCTGTACCAGCGAGTCGTATAGTAGATGATTATTTGACAGGCCCGAGACTCCGCAGGTACGCCATCAGATGAATAACATTCTCCTCCCCCAGAGCGGTGAGGAGGCCTTCGGGCATGAGGCTCATGGGGAGCTGCTGCTGCTCGGCGATCTCGCTGCGCTCCAGGATGAGGCGCTCGGCGGGGGTCTGGACGGTGAGAGTCTTGGGGTTCTGCTCGGGGATGACGCCGGTGAGGGTGCGGCCATCTTTGAGCTTGAAGATGCTCATGCGATAATCCGCCGGCACGATGGCGCTGGGGTCAATGATGTTTTCTAACAGGTAGGTCAGCTTGTGGCGGTCGCCACCGGTGAGGTCGGGGCCGATCATGCCGCCTTCACCGTAGAGCTTGTGGCAGGCGGCGCAGGCGGTCATGAACATCGTCTTGCCTTGGGCGGCATCTCCTTTGGCCAGGGCCTCGGGAGTGAGGATGGCGGTCCATTTTTCCATCTCCTCTTTTTTGGCTTCCGGGGTGTCGCGAAGTTCACCCCAGACTTCCGTCAGCTTTTGGGTGAGGGCTTTATCATCCAGGCTGAGGATGGCACGGGCCTGGTAGGGGCTGATGACGGAAGGTGGCACGCGGCCGGCTTTGATGAAATTCAGCAGCGCATGGGCATAGCTGACGCGGGTGATGAGGGTATCCACGGTGGCCACTTGCTGATCCAGGCTGCGCACGGGCCATGGCTGGATGAGGGCCTTGGGTACCTTTTCATCATCATAAGCGGCGAGGGCGCTGCGGGCCTGGACGGCGAGTACTTTGTCATTCACGAGTTTGAGCAAAATGGGAAGTAGCTCGGGCTTGGCGCTGCGGGTGAGGCTGGCGAAGGCATTGCAGCGTGCGGAGGCATCGGCCTCGATGTTCTGGACGATGGGGATCAGTTCTTCCATCGGGCGGCCGCCGCCGAAGACGGTGGAGAGCTGCTGGATTTCTTCAAGGAGTGAGGGCATCTTGCCCTCATCGGTTGAGGCCGGGACGGCCTCACTCCTTGTTTTGACGAGCTTCGCCAGCTCATCCCAGCCTTTGGGCTTCGGGGCTTTGTTCCAGCCGTTGAGCCCGGCGGCCATGCCGTGCAGGACGTCTTCACGGACAACTTCATCCTTCGTCATGAGCGCGACCAGGGCGTCCACTGCCGCCGGCTGTTTTTCAATCTCCTCGGTGATGCGGCGGGCAACGAGACGGCGCACGGTGGGAATCTTCGCACTGTCGATGAGCTCCACGCCTTTCATGGTATCCGCAGCCACGGCAGGTTCGATGCCGTACCAGATCATGAGGGGCTGCTGGCGGTCGTTGGCGTCTTCTTCACGTTGGGCCAGGGCGGTGGCGATGGGCCAGCGGGCGTCTAACGGCAAGCGTTGCAACGCGGAAGCGAGGTGGAGGCGGACTAGGCCTGAGGGCGTGCTTTCAGCATGGCTAGTCAACACATCGCGACCCATAGAAACACTGCTTGTGATCACAGCAGCATCGACCCATTTTGCTGCAAAAACTTCATCCTTTAAAATATCAGCTTCGTGAGGGCTCCAAGAATGTTTGAACTGGCTTAAATTCTGTTCAGCAATAGCTAGCTCCGTAAACTTTGCCTGCTTTGCCGATTCGGCACTGGTCTGTATATCGCCAAGGATGCTCACTAGCTTCATTGCTTCAGCAGCTGGAAGATTGGTATTCCCAGACAAAGCCACCATTTTCTCGATCAACGTCTGGCCCGCCATCCTAGCCCACCAATTGTTCTCACTCCCGAGTAGCTTGACCAGCTCCTCATTTTTCATCGCTGCGACATCAATCGGCCCAACCTTCTTCTGTTCCCCATACACAATCTTGTAAATCCGGCCGCTGGTCCGATGCACGCCGTCATTGTCGTGGCACTCGCCGGAGTCGCTCCAGTCGGAGACGAAGACGTTGCCGTCGGGGCCGGTGAGGAGGTCGAGGCCGCGGAACCAGGGGTCTTTGGCCTGCATGAAATCGGGGGCGTGTTTGCCGACGTAACCGCAGCCTTCGCGCTCCAATGTATCCACATTGATGCGACGTCCGTGGAGGTTGCAGGTGAGCATCTTGCCATGGTATTCCTTCGGCCAGGTGCCGCCCTGATAGATGAGCATGCCGACGTGGGCGTGACCGCCGCCGAGTTCGAGGGTTTTGTTGCTGATGCCAGTGCGGATGTCGCTCCATTTTTCACCGCCGGTGTCCCAATGAAAATGGTCGGCGGTCTGCTCGATGATCTCATACACATACGGGTTCAAATGGGTGCCGAACATGCGGCGGTAATAGGCCCCGGGGATGACATGCCAGAGGTGACCGATGACGGTATTGATCATGAAAAGCTCGCCGTCGGCATTCCAGTCATGGCCCCAGGAATTGGTGCCGCCGTGGGCGACGGCCTCGAAGATTTTGCGGGTGGGATGATAACGCCAGATGGAGCAGTTGATCTGGGTGCGCTTTTCATCCGGTGTGCCGGGCGCGCCAATGGCGGAGGTATCGGTGATGCCGTGGCGGCCATACAGCCAGCCGTCCGGTCCCCAGCGCAGGCCGTTGACGATGTTATGGCCGATGGTCTTGGTATTGAAGCCGTCCAGCAGGATCTCCGGCGGGCCATCGGGCACGTCGTCGCCATTTTTATCCGGGATGAAACCGAGGGTGCCGTCATTGAGAATCCAGGCTCCGCCGTAACCCCACTCGACACTGGTCAGGTAAGCGCCCTGATCCCAGAAGACCTTGCGGTCGTCGTGTTTGCCATCGCCGTCCTTGTCTTCCAGGATGATGATGCGGTCGCGCAGGTTGGTGTCCCAGCGGGCGGGGTTTTCCGCATAGGTGTAGTTTTCCGCAACCCAGAGGCGGCCTTTGGCATCCCAGGCCATGGCGATGGGCTGCTGCACGTCCGGTTCAGAGGCAAAGACCACGCATTTGAATCCCGGTGGCAGCTCCATGGTGGCGGCGGCTTCCTCGGCTGACATCGGGTCGCCCTTTTCGGAATTGAATGGCTTGGGAAAATCAGCGGCAAACGCGAGCGCGGAGGTGGCGACCAGGGGCAGAAGCAGACGGTTCATAAGCAAGGCGGGGCGAGGCAAAAGCGAATCGGGACGAAACAAAGCAGGAGAAGCAAAACGGGCGAGAGGATCAAAACTCGCGCCGTAGTATGAATCTTCACCTTGTATGAACAAAAGCTTCTTTCTCGCCCTGCTGCTGATTTTGCCGAGTTTTGTCTCCGGCCAGTCGGTGCAGGTGGCTACCTTTGACGTGGATGTGACGCCGCCGGTGGGCTCCTTCATGGCCTATGATCCGGTGAAACGCGTGGATGAACTGACGCTGCGGGCGCGGGGCATTGTGCTCATTGGCGGGGAGAAGAAAATCGTGCTCTGCGCGGTGGACTGGCTGGGCATTGCCAATGAAGGGCATGATGCTTTTTGCGCCGCCCTGGCAGAGGCGGCAGGCACCACGCCGGACCATGTGAGCGTACACAGCCTGCACCAGCACGATGCACCGGGGTGTGACTTCACTGCGGAAAAGATCCTCAAGGAAAAAGGAGCGACGGACTATGGGCGTTACGAGGGCACGTTTCAGCGTGAAGCGCTGCAACGGCTGGCAGAGGCGGTGAAAACGGCCCTGCCAAAGGCGCAAATCGTGACGCATTATGGCCAGGGCGCAGCGGAGGTGAAGGAGGTGGCCTCCAACCGCCGACTGCCCGGACCCGGCGGACGCATCCGCGCCATGCGCCTGACAACGGCGAAAGATCCCGCCATCCGCGCCGAACCGGAAGGCACGATTGATCCTGAAGTGACGCTGCTGAGCTTCTGGAACGGGGACGCGCCGGTGGCCGTACTGAGCTACTATGCCTGCCATCCGCAGAGCTATTACCGAATGGGCATCCCCAGCCCGGATTTCCCCGGCATCGCGCGGTTTTTTCGCGGCCAGGATGTGCCGGAGGCGCTGCATGTACACTTCAACGGAGCCGGCGGGAACATCGGCGCGGGCAAGTACAACGACGGCAATCGCGCGAACCGGCTGATCCTGGCGCAGCGCCTGGCCGATGGCATGAAGCGCGCCTATGAGGCCACGGAAAAACTGCCTCTGACCGCTGCCGACATCGGCTGGGCCTATGAACCGGTCATCCTGCCCACGGGAAAACATCTGCTGGATGGCAGCTACGTGGCCAGCCTGCCCAAAGAACCCATGCATGCCTATGCAGCCAAGCTGGCCTGGCTGAGCCGCCGCGACAGCGGGCATCAGATCCGCATCAACTGCCTGCGCATCGGCCAGGCCCGCGTGCTGCATCTGCCAGGGGAGCTTTTTGTGGAATACCAGCTCGCCGCCAAGGCCATGCGGCCAGACTTAAAGGTGAGCATGGCCGCCTATGGCGACTACGGCACCGGTTACATCGGCACCGCTGTCGCGTATGGGGAAGGCGGTTACGAGACCAGTGACCGCGCCTGCAATACCAGCCCCGAGGTGGAGGCGGTGCTCATGGGAGCGATGAAGAAGCTGCTACAAAAGTAGGGAAGCCGTCCCGGTCTTAGCATGACGGCAGGATGCCATCACGCCTTGCGCCAAAGTCTCTCACAGGTCCATGTCCGTATGCTGCCCTTCCGCGCGAATGCCGCTGCGGATGATGCAACGTCGCAGGTCAGCCTCGGCAGCCACGGTGGCACCGGGCCAGAGGATGCAGTCCTCCAGCCGCGCACCAGCTTCCACCACGGCTCTGTCGCCGATGACATTCAGGCCTTTGAGCGAGGCCTGTTCGGACACTTGAGCACCTGGATGGATCGCCGGGGCCGCGCCGGATTTCATCCCGTGCAGCGCCTGATGCGCGGCCAGGTAAGCCACCCGGCTGCCCAGGTCCCACCAGTGCCCTTCATCGATCACCACGGCACCTAGGCGCGCGCCTTCCTGGATCATTTTCAGGAAAATGGGGATGACGGATTCAGCCTTGCCCGGGGTGAGCCATTGATGGATCTCCGGCTGGCAGGCATAGATGCCGGTGAACAGATATTCCCCTTCCCTGCCCGTGCCCAGCATGTTGCGGATATCGGTGACCAGCCTGGTTTTTTCGTCCCAGCTCACATGCAAGGACGGCCCTGAACTGCGTAGCACCAGCGTGACCAGATTCCCCTGTTCCTGGTGCGCCTGCAGCAGCGGCTGAAGCGGCAGATTCGTCAGGATATCGCCATTATAAACGATGAACGGCTGCTCATCCAGCAGGTCCCGCACATTGGCAATGCCGCCCGCCGTCTCCAAACGGAGGGGGCTTTCCTCGCGGAATGCCACCGGCGCGCCATGGTAGCTGCCATCAGGAAAGGCCACACCATACTGCTCCGGCAGGTGATGTGTATTCACCACAAACCCTTTCACTCCCGCCTCCAGCAGATGGTCAAAGGCATAAGTAATGAGCGGTTTATGAAAGACAGGAATGAGGGGCTTGGGAAGCTGCGCCGTGAGCGGACGCAACCGCTCCCCCAGACCGGCACCGAGAACGAAAGCTTTTTGCACGCGCGGCCTTTAAGCGGGAGGCGGGCGGGTGCAAACGGGAAGGGCATCGAAGTTCCACTTTGAAGCCGATCCCTCGGCATATCTGCCGAACATTGACATCAATTTGATGGAAGTGTATGTTTTGGCATATGACCAAGACTCAAATCCAGGTCCCTGAAGAGTTGTTCCAGGAGCTCCGCGCCTTTGCCAAACAGCGTGAATGGTCCCTGGCCGAGACTTTTCGTCGAGGTGCGGAATTGCTTCTCGATGTGTATCCCAAAAACTCCAATCCCGAGGCAGTGGCATGGACTCCGCCTACGTCTGGTGAAGCGGGATGGAAAGGTCTCAGCCCCGAAGAATTGAGGGAAGCCGCCTTCGCTGATACAGATCCGCATTTGGCATAAAAGTTAATTCCCCAATCATGCTTTCCCTTGATGCCAATCTCCTGCTCTACAGCTACAGCGAGATCTCCCCGCACCATGCAGCGGCGCGTCAGTTTATTGAGACGGCGTCTGCTCGTGAAGACGTCGCACTGAGTGAATTTATCCTGACGGAATACTACCTGTTGCTGCGCAATCCGGCAGTCCTGACCAAAGCCTTAACAGCTCAAGAAGCGGTCGCAGTGGTCCAAATTTACCGCCAACATCCACGCTGGAAGATACTCGGGTTTCCACCGGGCAGCCGGGATATTCATGCGAATCTGTGGCAGTATGCCTCCAGCCCTGGAATTGCCCGCCGTCGTATCTATGACACCCGCACGGCACTCTGCCTGCGCGCCTTCGGAGTTACTGAGTTCGCCACTGCGAATGTGAAGGATTTTGAAGACTTTGGCTTCACCAGGGTCTGGAATCCGCTGCTTTCATAAAGGCACCGAATTCCTTTGATCAGCCTAAATCCCCCGGATCACCCCGTCCTCACTCACCTGGATGCGTTCGGCGGCGGGGACTTTGGGGAGGGCGGGCATGCGCATCATGGTGCCGGTGAGGGCGACGAGGAAACCGGCGCCGTTGGCGATCTCAAAATCGCGGACGGTGATGGTGAAACCGCGTGGACGGCCCAGCTTTTTGGCGTCGTCGGAGAGGGAGTTCTGGGTCTTGGCCATGCACAGGGGCAGGTGGCCGAAGTGATTGCGGGAAAAGAGGGCCAGTTTCTCTTTGGCGGCATCGGTGAGGGTGACGCCAGCTGCGCCATAGACGCGGGTGGCGATGGCGTGCAGCTTTTCCTCCACGGGCGCGTGGGCGTCGTAAAGATACGGCATGGGGTGCGATTCCACAGGCAGGGCGGCGAGGACTTTCTCGGCCAGCTCCACGGCACCGTCTCCACCCTGGCCAAAGACATCGGCGGTGGCGCAGGGAATGTTTCGCGCTTTGCAGAAGTCGTGAACGAGGGCGATTTCCTCGACGCTGTCGGTGGTGAATTTATTGATGGCGACGATGACCGGGCGCTCAAACTGGGCGGCGCTGTCGAGGTGGGCGGCGAGGTTTTCCAGGCCGCGAGAAAGGGCGGTGGGGTCCGGCTGCGTGAGTGTGTCCAGCTCCACGCCGCCATGCATCTTCAAAGCACGCACGGTGGCGACGATGACGATGGCCTCCGGCTTCAAGCCGGACTGGCGGCATTTGATATGCATGAATTTTTCACCCCCCAGATCAAAGGCGAAACCGGCCTCGGTGACGGCAAAGTCCGCATGGGCCAGGGCCATGCGTGTGGCCAGGACGGAGTTGCAGCCATGGGCGATGTTGGCAAAGGGGCCGCCATGGAGAAAGGCGGGCACGCCTTCCACGGACTGCACCAGATTTGGCTGAAGGGCATCGCGAAGCAATGCGAGCAGCGCACCGGTGATGTGGCATTCCTTGGCAAAGACAGGAGTGCCCTCCGGCGTGAAACCGATGACGATGCGGTCCAGACGCTCGCGCAGATCGGCCAGGGATTCGGAGAGGCACAGGATGGCCATCACCTCAGAGGCGGCGGTGATGTCAAATCCGGAGCTGCGCTCGGTCGGCTTCCCCACACTGGTCGTCAGGCTGCGCAGCGCGCGGTCATTGACATCCAGTACCCGTTTCCAAAGGACACCGTCAGGGCGCAGGCGTGTCTGCTGGTTGAACAATTGGTTATCGATGACGGAGGATAACAAATTATGCGCGCTCGTGATCGCGTGGAAATCGCCGGTGAAATGGAGGTTGATGGACTCTGCGGGCTGCACCGTGCTGCGGCCACCGCCAGTGGCACCGCCTTTGCGCCCGAAGACCGGCCCCATGGAAGGCTGGCGCAGCGCGAGGGCGACGCTCTGGCCGATTTTTTTCAGCCCCTGCGCCAGGCCGATTGACATGGTGGTTTTCCCCTCCCCCGCCGGAGTGGGCGTGATGGCGGAGACGAGGATCAGCCGGCCCTTTTGCGGACGGTTTTCCAGTGCCTTCAGAGACACCTTGGCCTT
This portion of the Prosthecobacter sp. SYSU 5D2 genome encodes:
- a CDS encoding N-acetyltransferase family protein, with product MKWISCSPEHLEAIRAIFNEAIENSTALYEYEPRSVAFMEAWWEAKQKGGYPVLGAVSGDGVLAGFATYGPFRPHPAYQHTVEHSIYVESHFRGQGLGKLFLERLIAMAQAQGVHAMIGVIDAENAASIRLHERQGFVRSGHLREVGYKFGRWLDVVLYQRVV
- a CDS encoding GNAT family N-acetyltransferase — its product is MHHLSTRPATEADVPVILALIRELAEYEKLTHEVVATVEGLRETLFGPRPCAEALMGCVDGQAVGFALFFQNYSTFLARPGLHLEDLYVQPAHRGCGLGKTLITAVARIAQERGCGRYEWTVLDWNTPAIRFYESLGAEMKGDWRIMRVTGDALENMAATAG
- a CDS encoding sugar phosphate nucleotidyltransferase, translating into MQKAFVLGAGLGERLRPLTAQLPKPLIPVFHKPLITYAFDHLLEAGVKGFVVNTHHLPEQYGVAFPDGSYHGAPVAFREESPLRLETAGGIANVRDLLDEQPFIVYNGDILTNLPLQPLLQAHQEQGNLVTLVLRSSGPSLHVSWDEKTRLVTDIRNMLGTGREGEYLFTGIYACQPEIHQWLTPGKAESVIPIFLKMIQEGARLGAVVIDEGHWWDLGSRVAYLAAHQALHGMKSGAAPAIHPGAQVSEQASLKGLNVIGDRAVVEAGARLEDCILWPGATVAAEADLRRCIIRSGIRAEGQHTDMDL
- a CDS encoding TA system VapC family ribonuclease toxin; translated protein: MLSLDANLLLYSYSEISPHHAAARQFIETASAREDVALSEFILTEYYLLLRNPAVLTKALTAQEAVAVVQIYRQHPRWKILGFPPGSRDIHANLWQYASSPGIARRRIYDTRTALCLRAFGVTEFATANVKDFEDFGFTRVWNPLLS
- a CDS encoding PVC-type heme-binding CxxCH protein; translation: MNRLLLPLVATSALAFAADFPKPFNSEKGDPMSAEEAAATMELPPGFKCVVFASEPDVQQPIAMAWDAKGRLWVAENYTYAENPARWDTNLRDRIIILEDKDGDGKHDDRKVFWDQGAYLTSVEWGYGGAWILNDGTLGFIPDKNGDDVPDGPPEILLDGFNTKTIGHNIVNGLRWGPDGWLYGRHGITDTSAIGAPGTPDEKRTQINCSIWRYHPTRKIFEAVAHGGTNSWGHDWNADGELFMINTVIGHLWHVIPGAYYRRMFGTHLNPYVYEIIEQTADHFHWDTGGEKWSDIRTGISNKTLELGGGHAHVGMLIYQGGTWPKEYHGKMLTCNLHGRRINVDTLEREGCGYVGKHAPDFMQAKDPWFRGLDLLTGPDGNVFVSDWSDSGECHDNDGVHRTSGRIYKIVYGEQKKVGPIDVAAMKNEELVKLLGSENNWWARMAGQTLIEKMVALSGNTNLPAAEAMKLVSILGDIQTSAESAKQAKFTELAIAEQNLSQFKHSWSPHEADILKDEVFAAKWVDAAVITSSVSMGRDVLTSHAESTPSGLVRLHLASALQRLPLDARWPIATALAQREEDANDRQQPLMIWYGIEPAVAADTMKGVELIDSAKIPTVRRLVARRITEEIEKQPAAVDALVALMTKDEVVREDVLHGMAAGLNGWNKAPKPKGWDELAKLVKTRSEAVPASTDEGKMPSLLEEIQQLSTVFGGGRPMEELIPIVQNIEADASARCNAFASLTRSAKPELLPILLKLVNDKVLAVQARSALAAYDDEKVPKALIQPWPVRSLDQQVATVDTLITRVSYAHALLNFIKAGRVPPSVISPYQARAILSLDDKALTQKLTEVWGELRDTPEAKKEEMEKWTAILTPEALAKGDAAQGKTMFMTACAACHKLYGEGGMIGPDLTGGDRHKLTYLLENIIDPSAIVPADYRMSIFKLKDGRTLTGVIPEQNPKTLTVQTPAERLILERSEIAEQQQLPMSLMPEGLLTALGEENVIHLMAYLRSLGPVK
- a CDS encoding formate--tetrahydrofolate ligase — encoded protein: MLHDISAVARSLGISDDHLSLYGRDKAKVSLKALENRPQKGRLILVSAITPTPAGEGKTTMSIGLAQGLKKIGQSVALALRQPSMGPVFGRKGGATGGGRSTVQPAESINLHFTGDFHAITSAHNLLSSVIDNQLFNQQTRLRPDGVLWKRVLDVNDRALRSLTTSVGKPTERSSGFDITAASEVMAILCLSESLADLRERLDRIVIGFTPEGTPVFAKECHITGALLALLRDALQPNLVQSVEGVPAFLHGGPFANIAHGCNSVLATRMALAHADFAVTEAGFAFDLGGEKFMHIKCRQSGLKPEAIVIVATVRALKMHGGVELDTLTQPDPTALSRGLENLAAHLDSAAQFERPVIVAINKFTTDSVEEIALVHDFCKARNIPCATADVFGQGGDGAVELAEKVLAALPVESHPMPYLYDAHAPVEEKLHAIATRVYGAAGVTLTDAAKEKLALFSRNHFGHLPLCMAKTQNSLSDDAKKLGRPRGFTITVRDFEIANGAGFLVALTGTMMRMPALPKVPAAERIQVSEDGVIRGI